In the genome of Notamacropus eugenii isolate mMacEug1 chromosome 5, mMacEug1.pri_v2, whole genome shotgun sequence, one region contains:
- the LSR gene encoding lipolysis-stimulated lipoprotein receptor isoform X3 encodes MRKLRPMAEAAWGRRSSLSGGSVPEVRRSLLGGPWHPWHPAPPRPVAFSLGISASPGLCPFGQVKPGSSAGQRRSLEREKPPRKVVRRKLRALNNQPEVYPIPAYPRGIPVWNLPPDPLRCKVPGSVHCRQGGGRTAPVGSIQVTVSKPFQVVILFQPVTLPCSYQVSAVPTPPIVLWKYKSFCRDRIADAFSSTSSDSQLNAQLAASNPGYNPYVECQDSTRTVRVVATKQGNAVTLGEFYQGRRITITGDADLTFDQTAWGDSGVYYCSVVSAQDLQGNNEAYAELIVLGRTSGVTELLPDFQIGSMEVYAAGKAATSGVPSIYAPSVYAPSTYAHLSSAKATAPPPMISMGPIHNGFTGDFDRQSSVGGHSSQVPLLRDTDSSRNSEVRSGYRIQANQQDDSMKVLYYMEKELANFDPSRPGLSNGRVERAMSEVTSLHEDDWRSRPQRGPALTPIQDEDLDYRSQRSPRGWEREQPRERDRERDREWDRERDRERDRERDRERDRERDRERDRERARDGGWAAGRPRAHSVDALDDLARPSSAESGRTSPWERSRGRPYAPARSRSRDDLCSRSGDPYCDDFRSRGRDADRHRDPHGSRFREPEYDGRLLEDVLRRKEAGERRRPPREEEEPYYPPAPPPYTETESQSSRERKLRKNLALSRESLVV; translated from the exons atgaggaaactgaggcccatggcaGAAGCAGCTTGGGGACGACGGTCCAGTTTGTCCGGAGGGTCGGTGCCGGAGGTCAGAAGGTCTCTGCTCGGGGGACCTTGGCACCCCTGGCACCCAGCGCCTCCCCGTCCTGTCGCGTTCTCCTTGGGCATATCCGCCTCCCCTGGGCTCTGCCCCTTTGGGCAGGTGAAGCCAGGAAGCTCGGCAGGACAGAG gcGGAGCCTCGAGAGGgagaagcctccaagaaaagttgTGCGGAGAAAGTTGAGAGCGTTGAACAACCAGCCGGAGGTTTACCCAATCCCTGCTTACCCCCGTGGGATTCCCGTTTGGAATCTCCCGCCCGATCCCCTTCGCTGCAAAGTACCTGGGTCGGTCCATTGCCGCCAGGGGGGAGGACGCACAG CTCCTGTTGGCAGCATCCAGGTCACAGTGTCCAAGCCCTTCCAAGTGGTGATCCTCTTCCAGCCCGTGACCCTTCCCTGCTCCTACCAGGTGTCAGCAGTGCCCACCCCACCTATTGTCCTCTGGAAGTATAAGTCCTTCTGCAGGGATCGCATCGCTGATGCCTTCTCCTCAACCAGCTCTGACAGCCAGCTCAATGCCCAGCTTGCTGCTAGCAACCCAGGCTACAACCCCTATGTGGAGTGTCAGGACAGTACCCGAACCGTGAGGGTGGTGGCCACAAAGCAAGGGAATGCTGTGACTCTAGGTGAATTCTACCAAGGACGACGGATCACCATCACTGGGG ACGCTGACCTGACCTTTGATCAGACTGCCTGGGGAGACAGTGGCGTCTACTACTGCTCTGTGGTTTCTGCTCAGGACCTCCAAGGCAACAACGAGGCTTATGCCGAGCTCATCGTCCTTG GCAGGACCTCAGGGGTGACTGAACTCTTACCAGACTTTCAGATAGGGTCCATGGAAG TGTATGCTGCTGGTAAAGCTGCCACCTCAGGGGTCCCAAGCATTTATGCACCCAGTGTCTACGCACCCAGCACCTATGCCCACCTCTCTTCAGCCAAGGCAACTGCTCCTCCACCTATGATATCAATGGGCCCCATCCACAATGGCTTCACAGGGGATTTTGATCGACAGAGTTCAG TTGGTGGCCACAGCTCCCAGGTGCCCCTTCTTCGTGACACAGACAGTAGCAGAAATTCAG AAGTGCGAAGTGGCTATCGGATCCAGGCCAACCAGCAGGACGACTCCATGAAGGTGCTGTACTACATGGAGAAGGAGCTTGCTAACTTCGACCCTTCCCGGCCCGGCCTGTCCAACGGCCGTGTGGAGAGGG CCATGAGTGAAGTGACTTCCCTGCACGAAGATGACTGGCGCTCCCGACCCCAACGAGGCCCTGCGCTCACGCCCATCCAAGACGAAGACCTGGACTATCGCTCCCAAAGAAGCCCTCGAGGATGGGAGCGGGAGCAGCCCCGAGAGCGGGACCGGGAGCGGGACCGAGAGTGGGACCGGGAGCGGGACCGAGAGCGGGACCGGGAGCGGGACCGGGAGCGGGACCGAGAGCGGGACCGGGAGCGGGACCGAGAGCGGGCCCGGGATGGAGGCTGGGCAGCCGGGCGGCCCCGAGCCCACTCCGTGGATGCCCTGGATGACTTGGCCCGGCCCAGCTCGGCGGAATCGGGAAGGACATCCCCTTGGGAGAGGAGCCGGGGCCGGCCTTACGCACCAGCCCGAAGCCGCAGCAGGGATGACCTCTGCTCGCGCTCTGGAGACCCCTACTGTGATGACTTCAGGTCCCGGGGCAGAGATGCGGACCGGCATCGGGACCCCCATGGGAGCCGCTTCAGAGAGCCCGAGTACGATGGGCGGCTCCTGGAAGATGTGCTAAGGAGGAAGGAGGCGGGGGAGAGGAGGAGACCCCCCAGGGAAGAAGAAGAGCCCTATTACCCCCCAGCTCCCCCGCCCTACACTGAGACGGAGTCCCAGTCTTCCCGGGAAAGGAAGCTCAGGAAG AACCTAGCCCTGAGCCGGGAAAGCCTGGTGGTCTGA
- the LSR gene encoding lipolysis-stimulated lipoprotein receptor isoform X1: MRKLRPMAEAAWGRRSSLSGGSVPEVRRSLLGGPWHPWHPAPPRPVAFSLGISASPGLCPFGQVKPGSSAGQRRSLEREKPPRKVVRRKLRALNNQPEVYPIPAYPRGIPVWNLPPDPLRCKVPGSVHCRQGGGRTAPVGSIQVTVSKPFQVVILFQPVTLPCSYQVSAVPTPPIVLWKYKSFCRDRIADAFSSTSSDSQLNAQLAASNPGYNPYVECQDSTRTVRVVATKQGNAVTLGEFYQGRRITITGDADLTFDQTAWGDSGVYYCSVVSAQDLQGNNEAYAELIVLGRTSGVTELLPDFQIGSMEDWLFVVMVVLAAFLVFLLLGICWCQCCPHTCCCYVRCPCCPDKCCCPEALYAAGKAATSGVPSIYAPSVYAPSTYAHLSSAKATAPPPMISMGPIHNGFTGDFDRQSSVGGHSSQVPLLRDTDSSRNSEVRSGYRIQANQQDDSMKVLYYMEKELANFDPSRPGLSNGRVERAMSEVTSLHEDDWRSRPQRGPALTPIQDEDLDYRSQRSPRGWEREQPRERDRERDREWDRERDRERDRERDRERDRERDRERDRERARDGGWAAGRPRAHSVDALDDLARPSSAESGRTSPWERSRGRPYAPARSRSRDDLCSRSGDPYCDDFRSRGRDADRHRDPHGSRFREPEYDGRLLEDVLRRKEAGERRRPPREEEEPYYPPAPPPYTETESQSSRERKLRKNLALSRESLVV, from the exons atgaggaaactgaggcccatggcaGAAGCAGCTTGGGGACGACGGTCCAGTTTGTCCGGAGGGTCGGTGCCGGAGGTCAGAAGGTCTCTGCTCGGGGGACCTTGGCACCCCTGGCACCCAGCGCCTCCCCGTCCTGTCGCGTTCTCCTTGGGCATATCCGCCTCCCCTGGGCTCTGCCCCTTTGGGCAGGTGAAGCCAGGAAGCTCGGCAGGACAGAG gcGGAGCCTCGAGAGGgagaagcctccaagaaaagttgTGCGGAGAAAGTTGAGAGCGTTGAACAACCAGCCGGAGGTTTACCCAATCCCTGCTTACCCCCGTGGGATTCCCGTTTGGAATCTCCCGCCCGATCCCCTTCGCTGCAAAGTACCTGGGTCGGTCCATTGCCGCCAGGGGGGAGGACGCACAG CTCCTGTTGGCAGCATCCAGGTCACAGTGTCCAAGCCCTTCCAAGTGGTGATCCTCTTCCAGCCCGTGACCCTTCCCTGCTCCTACCAGGTGTCAGCAGTGCCCACCCCACCTATTGTCCTCTGGAAGTATAAGTCCTTCTGCAGGGATCGCATCGCTGATGCCTTCTCCTCAACCAGCTCTGACAGCCAGCTCAATGCCCAGCTTGCTGCTAGCAACCCAGGCTACAACCCCTATGTGGAGTGTCAGGACAGTACCCGAACCGTGAGGGTGGTGGCCACAAAGCAAGGGAATGCTGTGACTCTAGGTGAATTCTACCAAGGACGACGGATCACCATCACTGGGG ACGCTGACCTGACCTTTGATCAGACTGCCTGGGGAGACAGTGGCGTCTACTACTGCTCTGTGGTTTCTGCTCAGGACCTCCAAGGCAACAACGAGGCTTATGCCGAGCTCATCGTCCTTG GCAGGACCTCAGGGGTGACTGAACTCTTACCAGACTTTCAGATAGGGTCCATGGAAG ATTGGCTCTTTGTGGTCATGGTTGTCCTGGCTGccttcttggttttcctccttttGGGCATCTGCTGGTGCCAGTGCTGCCCCCATACGTGCTGCTGCTACGTTCGCTGTCCTTGCTGCCCGGACAAATGCTGTTGTCCAGAGGCCT TGTATGCTGCTGGTAAAGCTGCCACCTCAGGGGTCCCAAGCATTTATGCACCCAGTGTCTACGCACCCAGCACCTATGCCCACCTCTCTTCAGCCAAGGCAACTGCTCCTCCACCTATGATATCAATGGGCCCCATCCACAATGGCTTCACAGGGGATTTTGATCGACAGAGTTCAG TTGGTGGCCACAGCTCCCAGGTGCCCCTTCTTCGTGACACAGACAGTAGCAGAAATTCAG AAGTGCGAAGTGGCTATCGGATCCAGGCCAACCAGCAGGACGACTCCATGAAGGTGCTGTACTACATGGAGAAGGAGCTTGCTAACTTCGACCCTTCCCGGCCCGGCCTGTCCAACGGCCGTGTGGAGAGGG CCATGAGTGAAGTGACTTCCCTGCACGAAGATGACTGGCGCTCCCGACCCCAACGAGGCCCTGCGCTCACGCCCATCCAAGACGAAGACCTGGACTATCGCTCCCAAAGAAGCCCTCGAGGATGGGAGCGGGAGCAGCCCCGAGAGCGGGACCGGGAGCGGGACCGAGAGTGGGACCGGGAGCGGGACCGAGAGCGGGACCGGGAGCGGGACCGGGAGCGGGACCGAGAGCGGGACCGGGAGCGGGACCGAGAGCGGGCCCGGGATGGAGGCTGGGCAGCCGGGCGGCCCCGAGCCCACTCCGTGGATGCCCTGGATGACTTGGCCCGGCCCAGCTCGGCGGAATCGGGAAGGACATCCCCTTGGGAGAGGAGCCGGGGCCGGCCTTACGCACCAGCCCGAAGCCGCAGCAGGGATGACCTCTGCTCGCGCTCTGGAGACCCCTACTGTGATGACTTCAGGTCCCGGGGCAGAGATGCGGACCGGCATCGGGACCCCCATGGGAGCCGCTTCAGAGAGCCCGAGTACGATGGGCGGCTCCTGGAAGATGTGCTAAGGAGGAAGGAGGCGGGGGAGAGGAGGAGACCCCCCAGGGAAGAAGAAGAGCCCTATTACCCCCCAGCTCCCCCGCCCTACACTGAGACGGAGTCCCAGTCTTCCCGGGAAAGGAAGCTCAGGAAG AACCTAGCCCTGAGCCGGGAAAGCCTGGTGGTCTGA
- the LSR gene encoding lipolysis-stimulated lipoprotein receptor isoform X2: protein MRKLRPMAEAAWGRRSSLSGGSVPEVRRSLLGGPWHPWHPAPPRPVAFSLGISASPGLCPFGQVKPGSSAGQRRSLEREKPPRKVVRRKLRALNNQPEVYPIPAYPRGIPVWNLPPDPLRCKVPGSVHCRQGGGRTAPVGSIQVTVSKPFQVVILFQPVTLPCSYQVSAVPTPPIVLWKYKSFCRDRIADAFSSTSSDSQLNAQLAASNPGYNPYVECQDSTRTVRVVATKQGNAVTLGEFYQGRRITITGDADLTFDQTAWGDSGVYYCSVVSAQDLQGNNEAYAELIVLDWLFVVMVVLAAFLVFLLLGICWCQCCPHTCCCYVRCPCCPDKCCCPEALYAAGKAATSGVPSIYAPSVYAPSTYAHLSSAKATAPPPMISMGPIHNGFTGDFDRQSSVGGHSSQVPLLRDTDSSRNSEVRSGYRIQANQQDDSMKVLYYMEKELANFDPSRPGLSNGRVERAMSEVTSLHEDDWRSRPQRGPALTPIQDEDLDYRSQRSPRGWEREQPRERDRERDREWDRERDRERDRERDRERDRERDRERDRERARDGGWAAGRPRAHSVDALDDLARPSSAESGRTSPWERSRGRPYAPARSRSRDDLCSRSGDPYCDDFRSRGRDADRHRDPHGSRFREPEYDGRLLEDVLRRKEAGERRRPPREEEEPYYPPAPPPYTETESQSSRERKLRKNLALSRESLVV from the exons atgaggaaactgaggcccatggcaGAAGCAGCTTGGGGACGACGGTCCAGTTTGTCCGGAGGGTCGGTGCCGGAGGTCAGAAGGTCTCTGCTCGGGGGACCTTGGCACCCCTGGCACCCAGCGCCTCCCCGTCCTGTCGCGTTCTCCTTGGGCATATCCGCCTCCCCTGGGCTCTGCCCCTTTGGGCAGGTGAAGCCAGGAAGCTCGGCAGGACAGAG gcGGAGCCTCGAGAGGgagaagcctccaagaaaagttgTGCGGAGAAAGTTGAGAGCGTTGAACAACCAGCCGGAGGTTTACCCAATCCCTGCTTACCCCCGTGGGATTCCCGTTTGGAATCTCCCGCCCGATCCCCTTCGCTGCAAAGTACCTGGGTCGGTCCATTGCCGCCAGGGGGGAGGACGCACAG CTCCTGTTGGCAGCATCCAGGTCACAGTGTCCAAGCCCTTCCAAGTGGTGATCCTCTTCCAGCCCGTGACCCTTCCCTGCTCCTACCAGGTGTCAGCAGTGCCCACCCCACCTATTGTCCTCTGGAAGTATAAGTCCTTCTGCAGGGATCGCATCGCTGATGCCTTCTCCTCAACCAGCTCTGACAGCCAGCTCAATGCCCAGCTTGCTGCTAGCAACCCAGGCTACAACCCCTATGTGGAGTGTCAGGACAGTACCCGAACCGTGAGGGTGGTGGCCACAAAGCAAGGGAATGCTGTGACTCTAGGTGAATTCTACCAAGGACGACGGATCACCATCACTGGGG ACGCTGACCTGACCTTTGATCAGACTGCCTGGGGAGACAGTGGCGTCTACTACTGCTCTGTGGTTTCTGCTCAGGACCTCCAAGGCAACAACGAGGCTTATGCCGAGCTCATCGTCCTTG ATTGGCTCTTTGTGGTCATGGTTGTCCTGGCTGccttcttggttttcctccttttGGGCATCTGCTGGTGCCAGTGCTGCCCCCATACGTGCTGCTGCTACGTTCGCTGTCCTTGCTGCCCGGACAAATGCTGTTGTCCAGAGGCCT TGTATGCTGCTGGTAAAGCTGCCACCTCAGGGGTCCCAAGCATTTATGCACCCAGTGTCTACGCACCCAGCACCTATGCCCACCTCTCTTCAGCCAAGGCAACTGCTCCTCCACCTATGATATCAATGGGCCCCATCCACAATGGCTTCACAGGGGATTTTGATCGACAGAGTTCAG TTGGTGGCCACAGCTCCCAGGTGCCCCTTCTTCGTGACACAGACAGTAGCAGAAATTCAG AAGTGCGAAGTGGCTATCGGATCCAGGCCAACCAGCAGGACGACTCCATGAAGGTGCTGTACTACATGGAGAAGGAGCTTGCTAACTTCGACCCTTCCCGGCCCGGCCTGTCCAACGGCCGTGTGGAGAGGG CCATGAGTGAAGTGACTTCCCTGCACGAAGATGACTGGCGCTCCCGACCCCAACGAGGCCCTGCGCTCACGCCCATCCAAGACGAAGACCTGGACTATCGCTCCCAAAGAAGCCCTCGAGGATGGGAGCGGGAGCAGCCCCGAGAGCGGGACCGGGAGCGGGACCGAGAGTGGGACCGGGAGCGGGACCGAGAGCGGGACCGGGAGCGGGACCGGGAGCGGGACCGAGAGCGGGACCGGGAGCGGGACCGAGAGCGGGCCCGGGATGGAGGCTGGGCAGCCGGGCGGCCCCGAGCCCACTCCGTGGATGCCCTGGATGACTTGGCCCGGCCCAGCTCGGCGGAATCGGGAAGGACATCCCCTTGGGAGAGGAGCCGGGGCCGGCCTTACGCACCAGCCCGAAGCCGCAGCAGGGATGACCTCTGCTCGCGCTCTGGAGACCCCTACTGTGATGACTTCAGGTCCCGGGGCAGAGATGCGGACCGGCATCGGGACCCCCATGGGAGCCGCTTCAGAGAGCCCGAGTACGATGGGCGGCTCCTGGAAGATGTGCTAAGGAGGAAGGAGGCGGGGGAGAGGAGGAGACCCCCCAGGGAAGAAGAAGAGCCCTATTACCCCCCAGCTCCCCCGCCCTACACTGAGACGGAGTCCCAGTCTTCCCGGGAAAGGAAGCTCAGGAAG AACCTAGCCCTGAGCCGGGAAAGCCTGGTGGTCTGA
- the LSR gene encoding lipolysis-stimulated lipoprotein receptor isoform X4, protein MRKLRPMAEAAWGRRSSLSGGSVPEVRRSLLGGPWHPWHPAPPRPVAFSLGISASPGLCPFGQVKPGSSAGQRRSLEREKPPRKVVRRKLRALNNQPEVYPIPAYPRGIPVWNLPPDPLRCKVPGSVHCRQGGGRTAPVGSIQVTVSKPFQVVILFQPVTLPCSYQVSAVPTPPIVLWKYKSFCRDRIADAFSSTSSDSQLNAQLAASNPGYNPYVECQDSTRTVRVVATKQGNAVTLGEFYQGRRITITGDADLTFDQTAWGDSGVYYCSVVSAQDLQGNNEAYAELIVLVYAAGKAATSGVPSIYAPSVYAPSTYAHLSSAKATAPPPMISMGPIHNGFTGDFDRQSSVGGHSSQVPLLRDTDSSRNSEVRSGYRIQANQQDDSMKVLYYMEKELANFDPSRPGLSNGRVERAMSEVTSLHEDDWRSRPQRGPALTPIQDEDLDYRSQRSPRGWEREQPRERDRERDREWDRERDRERDRERDRERDRERDRERDRERARDGGWAAGRPRAHSVDALDDLARPSSAESGRTSPWERSRGRPYAPARSRSRDDLCSRSGDPYCDDFRSRGRDADRHRDPHGSRFREPEYDGRLLEDVLRRKEAGERRRPPREEEEPYYPPAPPPYTETESQSSRERKLRKNLALSRESLVV, encoded by the exons atgaggaaactgaggcccatggcaGAAGCAGCTTGGGGACGACGGTCCAGTTTGTCCGGAGGGTCGGTGCCGGAGGTCAGAAGGTCTCTGCTCGGGGGACCTTGGCACCCCTGGCACCCAGCGCCTCCCCGTCCTGTCGCGTTCTCCTTGGGCATATCCGCCTCCCCTGGGCTCTGCCCCTTTGGGCAGGTGAAGCCAGGAAGCTCGGCAGGACAGAG gcGGAGCCTCGAGAGGgagaagcctccaagaaaagttgTGCGGAGAAAGTTGAGAGCGTTGAACAACCAGCCGGAGGTTTACCCAATCCCTGCTTACCCCCGTGGGATTCCCGTTTGGAATCTCCCGCCCGATCCCCTTCGCTGCAAAGTACCTGGGTCGGTCCATTGCCGCCAGGGGGGAGGACGCACAG CTCCTGTTGGCAGCATCCAGGTCACAGTGTCCAAGCCCTTCCAAGTGGTGATCCTCTTCCAGCCCGTGACCCTTCCCTGCTCCTACCAGGTGTCAGCAGTGCCCACCCCACCTATTGTCCTCTGGAAGTATAAGTCCTTCTGCAGGGATCGCATCGCTGATGCCTTCTCCTCAACCAGCTCTGACAGCCAGCTCAATGCCCAGCTTGCTGCTAGCAACCCAGGCTACAACCCCTATGTGGAGTGTCAGGACAGTACCCGAACCGTGAGGGTGGTGGCCACAAAGCAAGGGAATGCTGTGACTCTAGGTGAATTCTACCAAGGACGACGGATCACCATCACTGGGG ACGCTGACCTGACCTTTGATCAGACTGCCTGGGGAGACAGTGGCGTCTACTACTGCTCTGTGGTTTCTGCTCAGGACCTCCAAGGCAACAACGAGGCTTATGCCGAGCTCATCGTCCTTG TGTATGCTGCTGGTAAAGCTGCCACCTCAGGGGTCCCAAGCATTTATGCACCCAGTGTCTACGCACCCAGCACCTATGCCCACCTCTCTTCAGCCAAGGCAACTGCTCCTCCACCTATGATATCAATGGGCCCCATCCACAATGGCTTCACAGGGGATTTTGATCGACAGAGTTCAG TTGGTGGCCACAGCTCCCAGGTGCCCCTTCTTCGTGACACAGACAGTAGCAGAAATTCAG AAGTGCGAAGTGGCTATCGGATCCAGGCCAACCAGCAGGACGACTCCATGAAGGTGCTGTACTACATGGAGAAGGAGCTTGCTAACTTCGACCCTTCCCGGCCCGGCCTGTCCAACGGCCGTGTGGAGAGGG CCATGAGTGAAGTGACTTCCCTGCACGAAGATGACTGGCGCTCCCGACCCCAACGAGGCCCTGCGCTCACGCCCATCCAAGACGAAGACCTGGACTATCGCTCCCAAAGAAGCCCTCGAGGATGGGAGCGGGAGCAGCCCCGAGAGCGGGACCGGGAGCGGGACCGAGAGTGGGACCGGGAGCGGGACCGAGAGCGGGACCGGGAGCGGGACCGGGAGCGGGACCGAGAGCGGGACCGGGAGCGGGACCGAGAGCGGGCCCGGGATGGAGGCTGGGCAGCCGGGCGGCCCCGAGCCCACTCCGTGGATGCCCTGGATGACTTGGCCCGGCCCAGCTCGGCGGAATCGGGAAGGACATCCCCTTGGGAGAGGAGCCGGGGCCGGCCTTACGCACCAGCCCGAAGCCGCAGCAGGGATGACCTCTGCTCGCGCTCTGGAGACCCCTACTGTGATGACTTCAGGTCCCGGGGCAGAGATGCGGACCGGCATCGGGACCCCCATGGGAGCCGCTTCAGAGAGCCCGAGTACGATGGGCGGCTCCTGGAAGATGTGCTAAGGAGGAAGGAGGCGGGGGAGAGGAGGAGACCCCCCAGGGAAGAAGAAGAGCCCTATTACCCCCCAGCTCCCCCGCCCTACACTGAGACGGAGTCCCAGTCTTCCCGGGAAAGGAAGCTCAGGAAG AACCTAGCCCTGAGCCGGGAAAGCCTGGTGGTCTGA
- the LSR gene encoding lipolysis-stimulated lipoprotein receptor isoform X7 — MAPAALGPPRGTSASRAPPGLDPRRRSALPLLRLLLLLTPWCSAPVGSIQVTVSKPFQVVILFQPVTLPCSYQVSAVPTPPIVLWKYKSFCRDRIADAFSSTSSDSQLNAQLAASNPGYNPYVECQDSTRTVRVVATKQGNAVTLGEFYQGRRITITGDADLTFDQTAWGDSGVYYCSVVSAQDLQGNNEAYAELIVLGRTSGVTELLPDFQIGSMEVYAAGKAATSGVPSIYAPSVYAPSTYAHLSSAKATAPPPMISMGPIHNGFTGDFDRQSSVGGHSSQVPLLRDTDSSRNSEVRSGYRIQANQQDDSMKVLYYMEKELANFDPSRPGLSNGRVERAMSEVTSLHEDDWRSRPQRGPALTPIQDEDLDYRSQRSPRGWEREQPRERDRERDREWDRERDRERDRERDRERDRERDRERDRERARDGGWAAGRPRAHSVDALDDLARPSSAESGRTSPWERSRGRPYAPARSRSRDDLCSRSGDPYCDDFRSRGRDADRHRDPHGSRFREPEYDGRLLEDVLRRKEAGERRRPPREEEEPYYPPAPPPYTETESQSSRERKLRKNLALSRESLVV, encoded by the exons ATGGCTCCGGCGGCCCTCGGACCTCCGAGGGGGACCAGCGCGTCCCGGGCTCCCCCGGGGCTGGACCCACGACGGCGGAGTGCGCTGCCCCTGCTCCGGCTGCTGCTCCTGCTGACCCCCTGGTGCTCAG CTCCTGTTGGCAGCATCCAGGTCACAGTGTCCAAGCCCTTCCAAGTGGTGATCCTCTTCCAGCCCGTGACCCTTCCCTGCTCCTACCAGGTGTCAGCAGTGCCCACCCCACCTATTGTCCTCTGGAAGTATAAGTCCTTCTGCAGGGATCGCATCGCTGATGCCTTCTCCTCAACCAGCTCTGACAGCCAGCTCAATGCCCAGCTTGCTGCTAGCAACCCAGGCTACAACCCCTATGTGGAGTGTCAGGACAGTACCCGAACCGTGAGGGTGGTGGCCACAAAGCAAGGGAATGCTGTGACTCTAGGTGAATTCTACCAAGGACGACGGATCACCATCACTGGGG ACGCTGACCTGACCTTTGATCAGACTGCCTGGGGAGACAGTGGCGTCTACTACTGCTCTGTGGTTTCTGCTCAGGACCTCCAAGGCAACAACGAGGCTTATGCCGAGCTCATCGTCCTTG GCAGGACCTCAGGGGTGACTGAACTCTTACCAGACTTTCAGATAGGGTCCATGGAAG TGTATGCTGCTGGTAAAGCTGCCACCTCAGGGGTCCCAAGCATTTATGCACCCAGTGTCTACGCACCCAGCACCTATGCCCACCTCTCTTCAGCCAAGGCAACTGCTCCTCCACCTATGATATCAATGGGCCCCATCCACAATGGCTTCACAGGGGATTTTGATCGACAGAGTTCAG TTGGTGGCCACAGCTCCCAGGTGCCCCTTCTTCGTGACACAGACAGTAGCAGAAATTCAG AAGTGCGAAGTGGCTATCGGATCCAGGCCAACCAGCAGGACGACTCCATGAAGGTGCTGTACTACATGGAGAAGGAGCTTGCTAACTTCGACCCTTCCCGGCCCGGCCTGTCCAACGGCCGTGTGGAGAGGG CCATGAGTGAAGTGACTTCCCTGCACGAAGATGACTGGCGCTCCCGACCCCAACGAGGCCCTGCGCTCACGCCCATCCAAGACGAAGACCTGGACTATCGCTCCCAAAGAAGCCCTCGAGGATGGGAGCGGGAGCAGCCCCGAGAGCGGGACCGGGAGCGGGACCGAGAGTGGGACCGGGAGCGGGACCGAGAGCGGGACCGGGAGCGGGACCGGGAGCGGGACCGAGAGCGGGACCGGGAGCGGGACCGAGAGCGGGCCCGGGATGGAGGCTGGGCAGCCGGGCGGCCCCGAGCCCACTCCGTGGATGCCCTGGATGACTTGGCCCGGCCCAGCTCGGCGGAATCGGGAAGGACATCCCCTTGGGAGAGGAGCCGGGGCCGGCCTTACGCACCAGCCCGAAGCCGCAGCAGGGATGACCTCTGCTCGCGCTCTGGAGACCCCTACTGTGATGACTTCAGGTCCCGGGGCAGAGATGCGGACCGGCATCGGGACCCCCATGGGAGCCGCTTCAGAGAGCCCGAGTACGATGGGCGGCTCCTGGAAGATGTGCTAAGGAGGAAGGAGGCGGGGGAGAGGAGGAGACCCCCCAGGGAAGAAGAAGAGCCCTATTACCCCCCAGCTCCCCCGCCCTACACTGAGACGGAGTCCCAGTCTTCCCGGGAAAGGAAGCTCAGGAAG AACCTAGCCCTGAGCCGGGAAAGCCTGGTGGTCTGA